The region CGCCGGCCTCGCGGCAGACCTCGGCCACGCGCTCGTGCAGCGCCTGAAACGGGTAAGCGCCGTTGAGCTGATGAAAAAAGGGAAAGATCACCACCATGACGGGCACCTGGTGCTCGCGGGCCACGCGAAAAATGCCCAGCAGGCTATCGCGGCAGCGGCGCCATTTCTCGCTGTCCTGCTCGAAGTCGGCCAGGCAATCGGCGACGTACATGCGGCCCGTGATTGCCTTGCGCAGGCTGCCGCGCGTCCAGGACCACAGCCGCGAGTAACGCGAGAGCCAGTCGGAGTCGAGCGCGTTGACGCCGTATTCGCGGTAAAACTCGACCGGGCGTCTTGCCGGAAACTCGGGGTCCTCGACGTCGTTGAGGACAAAGTTGACCAGTACCAGGTCGGGGTCGTACCACATGCCCCGCGTGGAGAGGATCTCCAGCTCGGTCTTGGTGTTCAGGCCCGCGATCCCCGTGTTGAGCACCTCGACCTCGCGCGGCCAGCCGCCGGTGTTCATCTGGCGCTCGAGCTGGGTCGAGAACAAATCTTCGGGCCGAACGCCCTGGCCCATCAGGTAACTATCGCCCAGGGCCAGGATGCGGTAGATCCCCGGCGGCTTGTGGACGGTCCGTTCCAGGTCGCGAAAACCGGCCGAGTTGAAGATGTACAGGATCGTGCGATCCTGGCCGAAATAGTTGCGCGGATCGGAATAGTACTGCGTACGGCTGATCGACAGCGGCAGAAACGCGCCGCGCGCCGCGAGGTGCGGACCATCGGACGTGCGAAACGACTGCGTGCGATGCGTCCGCACGGGAACGCCCAGGCCCAGCAGCCGAAAGACCAGCTCGCACACCGCGAGCGTCACCAGCAGCGAGCCGAGGGCCAGCACGATTTGAGCGCGGCGGCGCGGGCGTGGCGCGCGCGAAGCCGCGGCGGTTGGCTCGCTGCGGACAGCCGCCCGTTTCGCC is a window of Pirellulales bacterium DNA encoding:
- a CDS encoding SGNH/GDSL hydrolase family protein, with translation MAKRAAVRSEPTAAASRAPRPRRRAQIVLALGSLLVTLAVCELVFRLLGLGVPVRTHRTQSFRTSDGPHLAARGAFLPLSISRTQYYSDPRNYFGQDRTILYIFNSAGFRDLERTVHKPPGIYRILALGDSYLMGQGVRPEDLFSTQLERQMNTGGWPREVEVLNTGIAGLNTKTELEILSTRGMWYDPDLVLVNFVLNDVEDPEFPARRPVEFYREYGVNALDSDWLSRYSRLWSWTRGSLRKAITGRMYVADCLADFEQDSEKWRRCRDSLLGIFRVAREHQVPVMVVIFPFFHQLNGAYPFQALHERVAEVCREAGVSYLDLRAAYGAYAGPELWVDPTDQHPNEVAHAIAAQAIDKFLRSHQAELAPDSRPAPLHTEQEEPLLQAKFRIVGLRGELSADGRALSFAGLAAYDGDFRLLHDYWHALGDLETLELQDTHAGEVTFRRVVGELPKLRELHVTAGTVSPQLRAELIAARPGLKIVEHPPRPQPAKKAK